DNA from Phocoena phocoena chromosome 1, mPhoPho1.1, whole genome shotgun sequence:
AGGAAAAGTTGAGCATCAGAGAGCTTTCTTTCCTTGGGGGAAAATAGGAGAGACAGGCATGGAATCAGAGGGACAAGAAAAAtgctgaaatattttccttttgggcTTTTGATTTGTTTGCCAAAAAATTGCCTTCCAGATGGAGAAGACCAAAAGCTCAGATTGTAAGCCATTATGTTTTTACTGGCCTAACTCCCCATCCCATTGCCTGGTTTGAAATCTGTAGGCCAGTCCAAATTCTTTACCTCATTTTCTAGTACCAATTTACTGTCTTACTCATCTTCCAGCTGCAAGGGGGTGAGGCAAGTTGCTTTGAAATTGAATCCTGTGCCATTTTATAAACCAAGCAACAGCAGATTCTTGCTGAGGACTATATCGCTTGTGATAGTTGTCATTTCCCTGAAGTTCTTGAATCACACCTACCAGGTAGACTTGTGTCTGTGACATGTGCTGTAGGATTAGTCTGGGAATGAATTGGAACAAGCCCATCTGGCCTTGTGCAGACTTGTCACTACCCTGGTTGCCTAGCGTTCTGGGCTGTTGCATAGGAAGCACAGTTTGGTTTTTGGCTGTATCCTACTTCATTGGCAGTAGAAATCTTGACACTCCAATTTCCCTTGGAGGTAGTGATTGTTTAGGGGTTTAAGTTGTAGGGGAATCCAGAGTCAGGACATAGTGGGTATAGTGGCTTTGGAGTCTGACAGACTTGGGCCCAGTTCATTGCTCTTCCAGTAACTGAGCatgtccttgagcaagttattttctGCATCTGGAAACTGGGGGGTAATACCATATCAGGGTGGTGTTTggtttaaaagataattttttttttttttggtagagtaGGAAGGGAATGTTGGGTACTCATGGGAAATACTGATGtttgttccttttccttctctttataaCAGCCTTGAATAGGTTAACTATAGTGGTCTGTAAACTGACGAGTTTTCCATCATTATATTAAATTACATAGAAATTGGGATGACATGAGTGATCTTCAAATGTTGCATTTTAAAGTTGGGCACCAGTACCTAATGCAGAGTCTATTGGACAGTACAAAGtaatgatttttaattaaaattcatatttgtatAGGATATAGTCATAGGAAGGAAACACACATCATGGCCACCTATAGACGGTAAGAGAAAATTATCAGAAATCATTCTGGATAATAGCATAAACACTTTCTTCAGGCCCGCATCAGCTGGATTGTTGCATAGGTGAAGCAAAAAAGGTGTGGATTAGCTTGTTTGCTCAAGACGAAGTTCTCTGTGTTTGGAGCAGAAAGGTCGGGCTTGCTGACTGAGGAGTACTTTGAATGTTCACACTGCAGTGGCCCAAATTCATGGTTAGACAGGAAAGAAGCTCTTGGAATGTCAACAGCACATATTTGAAAACCATTAAGGCAAGTGAGAATTGGGACTTTTATGTGGTGCCTAATTGTAAAGAGGTTGGTCAGGGTCTCTGTTGGACCATGGAGCAGACACTTAGTAAAGAGCATCAGAATACTCTGAAGAGTCTGAAAACAATTAATCTGTCaagtctgggggaaaaaaatatcagatCATAGCTGTCTTCCTTGGCATGTATAACTTACTTTTTTgataatggaaaaataagtttATCTCCAAGTTTGGGACATGTATCTCTACAGTATGTGAGATGAGTTTTTCCCCTAAAGTAGTACCACaggtaaatgtttttattttaatggttctACATTCATTTTAACACaccttatgaaaaaaatatagctAGCACTCAAATCTATGATTATACCAATATTATTTAAGTTGAGGttgaatttatataattaaatacatacattgatggttttttcaaagaaaataagtgtGCAGATGAAGTACGCATTAGTAAAAATTATGACTCTAGCAGTGACCAAGGTTTGAGAAATATTGGTCAAAATGAGAATttaaccttttttgttttctttttttaaccccaAGCGTACGTTCATATGAAGTTTGATTTAAAATTaggtattaaaaattttttttttctaccagatCATTAAAAGAGGCTtgcatttgttcttttattttgaaagatagtGGTTAAAAATGCCCTATGAGTaaaatgaggagaggggattaatcTTCACATTTGAGGAGGTGCCTTCCCTCTTTCTGGACACTCTGACTTGTGTTTGACTTGTGACAACCTTTGGCAACTGTTCTGGATCACTCCTTTGCATCTTCCTCAAAAAGTAGCCATCACTCAAAGTGCTGAAACGACAAGGGGAGCTTCTTGCTGACATTGTTTCCCTGATGTGCTGGCTGTGGCACCGCTGCGGAAGGTGGGTGGGAGAGCCCAAGGTGCTGGACGCTGTTCGCAAGCAGTGCAGAGAGCCTCTACTCGGGAACTGCCTCCTGGTTTGTTCCCCCACCCCTAAGACTCGTTTAGACAGAATGGTGAAGAAAGTTCTTATCCCCTATTGGGGCAAAGGGACCAAAGGCATAGATAAAGCCTCTGACAACAAGAAGGAAggttagaaatgagaaaatcatctctctaccaaattaaaaaatctgttttatagGTGTTCACATTTATGAaatgttccttttgtttttgtcattacTATTAAGATATTTAACatgtttttcctccctctttgtaGGTACTGGTTTTGGATTAGGACTTGTTTTCTCACTTACCTTCTTTAAAAGTAAGTGTGACTCTTCCTACTTTTACAACATAATGTCCTGGTGTATAGGTGCACATGGCAGGGACACTTCTGGAAGGCATGGCTACATGGCTGCCAGTCCATCCTTTTATGGGTTTAGGTAGGCCTCTGTAAAATGAGCTAGACAAAGACCGTGGACTCAAAAGAGGTCAAAATGGGCTGGGCATCTCCAGAATTCCCCCTGAGCATTGAGTCAGGGTGCCTGATATCTTCATTGAAAAAAGCCTGTACTTGATGCCAGTGAGTCATTTGGCCAAATCTACACTCTCAGATAAttctaattaattataattttttctaaagGAACTTGAAAACGAGAGTCCTGCTGGTAGTAAAAAAGTAGACCAGAAATACCCATGCTTTTTGGCCAAAAATTCTCCTAAGCAAAGGGCTGGAAATGGCCCTTTCATTTTGTGGAAGAACTTCTGCAGTTTGGATATTGAATAGAAGCCAAAGGGGTCACTTTGACCTCTTTCCATGAAGAACTGGTGGGGAATACACAACTAGAGAATCATAATTCACACATAGTGCTGATGTGAAATAATCATGGCATTGGGTTAAGAAAACCTCATGACTTACTAGAATCAAAATATGTAGATACtggtaaaattctattttttaaaaaataaatttatttatatttatttttggctgcgttgggtcttcgttgctgcgtgtgggctttctctagttgcagcggaaGCAGCggtctgctcttcattgcagtgcgcgggcttctcattgcggtggcttctcttgttgcagagcacgggctctaggcgtgcgggcttcagtagttgcagcacgtgggctcagtagttgtggcgcatgggcttagttgctccgaggcacgtgggatcttcccggaccagggcgcgaacccatgtcccctgcattggcaggcagattcttaaccactgcgccaccagggaagttccagaaattcttacatatttaaaaaattcaaagaccTTACCGAAAGGTGGTTTTATTTCTAAGTTTAAGCGTTAGTTAAAATGAGCAAATGGTTAGAACTGACATAGAAAAGTTAAGAGGTTCAACTGTGTCTACTGTTTTCATATTGTACCGCTTATTAATACCTCAAATCTAGCAGCACGGGTACTTAATAGAGCCCCCTTTCCCATTTTTTGGCTGGTGATTAAACGTTGACAGAAGTGTATGGCATATTATAGTCAACAGTATGATGCATGTGGAGTATTTATTGAACCCTAAGCAAATGTATTTAAGCTGGAGGAaagctttattttctcttaatggTTCCCTATTGggattttccttttctgctcacCAGGAAGAATGTGGCCATTAGCCTTTGGTTCTGGAATGGGCTTGGGAATGGCCTACTCCAACTGTCAGCATGATTTCCAGGCTCCATATCTTCTACATGGAAAATATGTCAAAGTATGTACAGaattgatatttctctttctttctcttgagtCCCCGTAGAATTCTTTAGAGTGCGTATAATTGATAAATACACTGTCATGTCACTGTGGCACCACCGAGATCCTAAGTGCTCAGGAGTCTGCCTCAGCGTTTATCCTTAAATTAAATATCTGATACCTGTAGGTAGCACTTTTGTTCGAGATCTCAGAGTGCCCTGTAAACATCTCACACACGTTCAAGCTAAACCTAAAGACTTCTGAACTCAGCCATTATTCTGCTTTCTACTGAAGAGCGCAGGTTCTTGACTGTGAGTCCCACATGATTCTGCCGAAGTCCTTGTCTACAGATGGGTTTTTAATGATGCAGACAGGATGAAAAAGTGTAACACATGCCTCAAGAGGAAGGAGGTAGCACGGTTCCTAAGGTTTTTGTGTGTAGCAGCCCTTTGGACAGAGgtggtatttatttttgtatccccagggcctggaacaaagtaggtgctcaaataaatgtaaaatgaatgaatgaaataaattgtATGTCTTATTAGATGTGCTAGTGGCCTCAGGCTTATTAAGGCATAACCTTTATAGCAACACAAGCTTCATGAAGAACTTCACATTCTCTGGATGTGTAGAATCATCTACTTTCTTGGTTACCCTTGAGCTAGAATCACTGTCATCTGGGCAGCAGCAGGGGGCCAGTGGAAAGAGCACAGAAGCCGGGACACCCAGATATGAGTCCTGGTCCATCACTTGCTT
Protein-coding regions in this window:
- the MICOS10 gene encoding MICOS complex subunit MIC10, producing MSDSELGRKWDRCLADAVVKIGTGFGLGLVFSLTFFKRRMWPLAFGSGMGLGMAYSNCQHDFQAPYLLHGKYVKEQ